The Acidobacteriota bacterium DNA segment CGGGGCCGCACTGGCCGAGCATGACGAGCGAGTCGCCGATGGTGACCTCGGCATGCGCGACGCGGCCGTCCGGTGTGCGTGTGCAGTCCCTGATCTCCGCCGAGAAGGCCGCTTCGAGGAAGCGCAGTTCGGCATCGGCGTCGTTCACCACGAGGTAGGGGGTGACTGTGCGATAGGTGTTGTCGGTCATGCGTCGATCCTCGCGCGGACACGCCCGCCCGCGACTGGAGAGATGTGACCTCGTTGGTCTAGCTCCGACAGGCGGCGAGCGTGCGACGTTGTTGGCCTGCCGCGTCGAAATTGTCGGGCGCGAGCCAGCGCTCGAAGGCGGCTCGCAGCGCGGGCCACTCGCTGTCGAGCATCGAGAACCACGCCGTGTCGCGATTGCCGCCCTTGAAGACCATGTGCTGCCGGAACGTGCCTTCGTATGTGAAGCCGAACCGATCCGCGGCGCGCCGCGACGGCGCGTTGCCGGCGTGGCACTTCCACTCGAAGCGGCGGTAGCCCAGCGTGTCGAACACGTACGCGGCGGCGAGGTAGAGGGCCTCGGTGGCCACGCGCGTGCGCGCGATGGCCGGCCCCCACAGCACGTGACCCACTTCGATGACGCCGTGCGCCGGATCGATGCGCATCAGCGCCTGGCGCCCTTCGGCGCGTCCCGTTGTGCTGTCGATGACGGCGAAGAACAGCGGATCGTCGGTGCGCAGCGCACGGTCCATCCACGTGTGGAACGCCTGCGCGTCGACGGGCGGGTCGTCGAACAGGTAAGCGAAGCGCGACTCTTCACCGGGCGCCGAGGACGCCTCGTACAA contains these protein-coding regions:
- a CDS encoding GNAT family N-acetyltransferase — translated: MLTDLATWTPVPRPTRTILDGRYARLEPLSSAHEVALYEASSAPGEESRFAYLFDDPPVDAQAFHTWMDRALRTDDPLFFAVIDSTTGRAEGRQALMRIDPAHGVIEVGHVLWGPAIARTRVATEALYLAAAYVFDTLGYRRFEWKCHAGNAPSRRAADRFGFTYEGTFRQHMVFKGGNRDTAWFSMLDSEWPALRAAFERWLAPDNFDAAGQQRRTLAACRS